In the Diprion similis isolate iyDipSimi1 chromosome 2, iyDipSimi1.1, whole genome shotgun sequence genome, one interval contains:
- the LOC124411063 gene encoding ceramide phosphoethanolamine synthase-like isoform X1, which translates to MGTKNVAEWTFQDVATWLEENGHSRFKSAFNVHGIDGRALLTLTEEDLKPEWMNIRCIGDIKRLHISIKQLQRDNITTLYELGHIDLFPSPNYYTHQRHEVPSNGVVTNDGSMEHESYSASVSEDGQASHLPPEIWKTFISLGYLFIVTWITAFVMVIVHDRVPDMKKYPPLPDIFLDNVPHIPWAFDMCEVTGTLLFAIWLVVLIFHRYRFILLRRFFALSGTVFLLRCVTMLITSLSVPGAHLQCQPRKGSDEEWSGYATAYGELYNKISMAYVIWRGAGMSIQGVRTCGDYMFSGHTVALTMLNFFITEYTSRQLYFLHTFTWMLNMFGIFFILAAHEHYSIDVFVAFYITSRLFLYYHTLANNQALMQRDSNRTRIWFPLFSFFESSVDGIVPNEYESPSQIICNLICAGKDAFNFVYSHISFHKAQLCNNVEEVPSNGRGGDGGKKKKL; encoded by the exons ATGGGCACAAAGAATGTGGCAGAATGGACATTCCAAGATGTCGCGACCTGGCTGGAAGAAAATGGTCATTCCCGATTTAAGTCTGCCTTCAACGTTCATGGAATAGATGGCAGAGCACTCTTGACCCTAACGGAGGAGGATCTGAAGCCTGAATGGATGAACATCAGATGCATTGGAGATATCAAAAGACTGCACATCAGTATTAAACAGTTGCAAAGAGACAACATCACTACTTTGTATGAGCTGGGACACATCGATTTGTTCCCATCACCCAATTACTATACTCATCAACGTCACGAA GTACCTAGCAACGGAGTGGTTACCAATGACGGCTCTATGGAACACGAATCTTACTCGGCATCCGTGTCTGAAGATGGTCAAGCATCTCATCTACCAccagaaatttggaaaacttttataaGCTTAGGGTACCTCTTCATTGTCACATGGATTACTGCCTTCGTTATGGTCATTGTTCACGATCGAGTACctgatatgaaaaaataccCACCATTGCCAGACATATTTTTAGATAATGTTCCACACATACCGTGGGCCTTTGACATGTGCGAAGTAACAGGGACCTTACTGTTTGCAATTTGGCTGGTGGTGCTAATCTTTCACAGATATAG GTTTATATTACTGCGAAGATTCTTCGCCCTGTCTGGGACAGTCTTCCTTTTGAGATGCGTAACCATGCTCATAACTTCTCTGTCTGTACCTGGTGCTCATCTGCAGTGTCAGCCAAGGAAGGGGTCTGATGAAGAATGGTCGGGGTATGC GACTGCATATGGTGAACTCTACAACAAGATATCCATGGCGTATGTAATCTGGCGAGGCGCTGGCATGTCTATTCAGGGAGTTCGAACTTGCGGTGATTACATGTTCAGCGGGCATACAGTGGCATTGACTATGTTGAACTTCTTCATAACTGAAT ATACATCAAGGCAGTTGTACTTCCTGCACACGTTCACGTGGATGCTCAATAtgtttggaatattttttattctggcAGCACACGAGCACTACTCTATCGACGTGTTTGTTGCATTTTACATAACTTCTCGACTctttttatattatcataCACTGGCTAACAATCAAGCCTTAATGCAACGGGATTCCAATCGAACAAGAATTTGGTTTCCACTGTTCAGCTTCTTCGAGTCGTCGGTTGACGGCATTGTTCCAAACGAGTATGAATCGCCTTCACAGATCATTTGCAATTTGATATGTGCCGGAAAGGATGCATTCAATTTCGTTTATTCCCACATCTCGTTTCATAAAGCCCAACTTTGCAACAATGTTGAGGAAGTTCCGTCGAATGGGAGAGGAGGCgatggtggtaaaaaaaagaaactttaa
- the LOC124410989 gene encoding bestrophin-4-like isoform X3, whose amino-acid sequence MHSVALYVTGNDEYGRVLRRSLMRYLNLSLILVLRSISSAVKRRFPTLDHVVDSGFMTALELELFQSVPSVEFNTYWIPCTWFINLLKEARHSQRLTDSQGLKIIMEEFNEFRSKCGLLWSYDWVSIPLVYTQVVTLATYSFFAIALVGRQYIEGAKKPFQMQVDIYLPLFTILQFFFFMGLLKVAEQLINPFGDDDEDFELNWLIDRHTKVSYLGVDTLMMRCPPLVKDIYFDTEDLTLPYTEASVPYKKKTYRGSVANMTVPEEKQTMFLPDISEELEETGATLPTPRASSASLATHATDSPLNNRRQISESPPATPRLPRNLSETIIQFGEASIESEREHRTIADAVRKLASKSLYNVTPQAAKKSFFGSGKVTANLQPWPSATNIARYNAQNSGDMQLSAMPVPAAETIDVNYTPQRKSSLKVKQCPHYNGGEQSAPVEQVRNAVQCGVQGIVNTAFSQERLSPCSYKKREENSTNCSWDSAHDENSLETCKKHSCVRRKNFCQHNTGSRPPLRANNSPKYLVRRHKSMGSGKKKGVRWKSVVDDTGEPTNRRKTIGSVPTAQIIIAQTAASTPNLCALNENDNKCQRRNRDSDTSSADCSLERPASDDNQAHEIQSRTSSDKIFQVFEN is encoded by the exons ATGCATTCCGTGGCGCTTTATGTGACTGGTAATGACGAGTATGGACGCGTACTGAGGAGGTCCTTAATGCGCTACCTAAATCTCTCCTTGATTCTGGTCCTTCGGTCAATCAGCTCAGCTGTTAAAAGGCGTTTTCCAACCCTCGACCACGTCGTCGATTCAg GCTTTATGACTGCTTTGGAATTAGAGCTGTTCCAATCCGTACCCAGTGTGGAGTTCAACACCTACTGGATACCATGCACGTGGTTTATCAATTTACTAAAGGAAGCACGTCATAGTCAACGGTTGACAGATTCGCAGGGCCTCAAGATAATAATGGAG GAATTTAACGAATTTCGATCCAAATGCGGTCTTCTATGGAGCTACGACTGGGTATCAATCCCATTGGTGTACACCCAGGTCGTTACTTTGGCAACGTACAGCTTCTTCGCAATTGCTCTCGTTGGTCGTCAGTATATAGAAGGAGCTAAAAAGCCCTTCCAAATGCAAGTCGACATTTACCTGCCACTTTTCACGATTTTGcagttcttcttcttcatggGGCTGCTCAAG gtTGCCGAGCAACTGATCAATCCATTCGGAGATGATGATGAGGACTTTGAGTTGAACTGGCTGATCGACAGGCATACGAAG GTTTCCTATTTGGGCGTTGATACTTTGATGATGAGGTGTCCACCATTAGTCAAAGATATTTACTTCGACACCGAGGACTTGACGCTTCCGTACACTGAAGCATCGGTTCCCTATAAGAAGAAAACGTATCGTGGAAGCGTTGCCAACATGAC GGTAccggaagaaaaacaaaccatGTTTTTACCCGACATTTCCGAAGAACTTGAAGAGACCGGAGCGACGTTACCGACACCGCGTGCATCATCAGCGAGCTTAGCTACTCACGCAACTGATAGTCCTCTAAATAACAGGCG cCAGATCAGCGAGTCCCCTCCAGCTACTCCGCGATTACCTCGAAACCTTTCTGAAACCATTATCCAGTTTGGTGAGGCTTCGATCGAGTCGGAAAGAGAACACCGAACAATAGCAGACGCTGTGAGAAAGCTCGCGTCAAAGTCTCTTTACAACGTTACGCCTCAAGCGGCGAAAAAGTCGTTTTTTGGCAGTGGAAAGGTCACGGCCAATCTCCAGCCGTGGCCAAGCGCCACGAACATTGCGCGGTACAACGCACAAAATTCCGGAGACATGCAGCTTTCCGCAATGCCCGTACCTGCGGCCGAAACCATAGACGTTAATTATACTCCACAGAGAAAAAGTTCCCTCAAGGTGAAGCAATGCCCCCATTATAACGGGGGCGAGCAATCTGCGCCCGTTGAGCAAGTTCGAAACGCGGTGCAATGCGGTGTGCAGGGCATCGTTAACACGGCGTTTTCCCAGGAGCGATTGTCGCCTTGTAGCTACAAGAAGAGGGAGGAAAACAGTACCAACTGCAGTTGGGATAGTGCTCATGATGAGAACAGTTTGGAAACGTGTAAAAAACATTCGTGCGTGCGTCGCAAAAACTTTTGTCAACACAACACGGGCTCGCGGCCTCCTTTGCGCGCAAATAACTCACCCAAGTATCTTGTTCGACGGCACAAGTCGATGGGGAGCGGTAAGAAAAAGGGTGTTCGGTGGAAATCTGTCGTTGATGATACAGGCGAGCCGACCAATCGGAGGAAAACCATCGGCAGCGTTCCAACTGCTCAAATAATCATCGCCCAGACGGCTGCAAGCACGCCGAATCTCTGTgctttaaatgaaaatgataacaAGTGCCAGCGAAGAAACAGGGATTCGGACACCTCAAGTGCCGATTGCTCCTTGGAGCGTCCTGCAAGCGATGATAATCAAGCCCACGAAATACAGTCCAGAACGTCGtcggacaaaatttttcaagtattcgaGAACTAG
- the LOC124411063 gene encoding ceramide phosphoethanolamine synthase-like isoform X2, protein MGTKNVAEWTFQDVATWLEENGHSRFKSAFNVHGIDGRALLTLTEEDLKPEWMNIRCIGDIKRLHISIKQLQRDNITTLYELGHIDLFPSPNYYTHQRHEVPSNGVVTNDGSMEHESYSASVSEDGQASHLPPEIWKTFISLGYLFIVTWITAFVMVIVHDRVPDMKKYPPLPDIFLDNVPHIPWAFDMCEVTGTLLFAIWLVVLIFHRYRFILLRRFFALSGTVFLLRCVTMLITSLSVPGAHLQCQPRKGSDEEWSGTAYGELYNKISMAYVIWRGAGMSIQGVRTCGDYMFSGHTVALTMLNFFITEYTSRQLYFLHTFTWMLNMFGIFFILAAHEHYSIDVFVAFYITSRLFLYYHTLANNQALMQRDSNRTRIWFPLFSFFESSVDGIVPNEYESPSQIICNLICAGKDAFNFVYSHISFHKAQLCNNVEEVPSNGRGGDGGKKKKL, encoded by the exons ATGGGCACAAAGAATGTGGCAGAATGGACATTCCAAGATGTCGCGACCTGGCTGGAAGAAAATGGTCATTCCCGATTTAAGTCTGCCTTCAACGTTCATGGAATAGATGGCAGAGCACTCTTGACCCTAACGGAGGAGGATCTGAAGCCTGAATGGATGAACATCAGATGCATTGGAGATATCAAAAGACTGCACATCAGTATTAAACAGTTGCAAAGAGACAACATCACTACTTTGTATGAGCTGGGACACATCGATTTGTTCCCATCACCCAATTACTATACTCATCAACGTCACGAA GTACCTAGCAACGGAGTGGTTACCAATGACGGCTCTATGGAACACGAATCTTACTCGGCATCCGTGTCTGAAGATGGTCAAGCATCTCATCTACCAccagaaatttggaaaacttttataaGCTTAGGGTACCTCTTCATTGTCACATGGATTACTGCCTTCGTTATGGTCATTGTTCACGATCGAGTACctgatatgaaaaaataccCACCATTGCCAGACATATTTTTAGATAATGTTCCACACATACCGTGGGCCTTTGACATGTGCGAAGTAACAGGGACCTTACTGTTTGCAATTTGGCTGGTGGTGCTAATCTTTCACAGATATAG GTTTATATTACTGCGAAGATTCTTCGCCCTGTCTGGGACAGTCTTCCTTTTGAGATGCGTAACCATGCTCATAACTTCTCTGTCTGTACCTGGTGCTCATCTGCAGTGTCAGCCAAGGAAGGGGTCTGATGAAGAATGGTCGGG GACTGCATATGGTGAACTCTACAACAAGATATCCATGGCGTATGTAATCTGGCGAGGCGCTGGCATGTCTATTCAGGGAGTTCGAACTTGCGGTGATTACATGTTCAGCGGGCATACAGTGGCATTGACTATGTTGAACTTCTTCATAACTGAAT ATACATCAAGGCAGTTGTACTTCCTGCACACGTTCACGTGGATGCTCAATAtgtttggaatattttttattctggcAGCACACGAGCACTACTCTATCGACGTGTTTGTTGCATTTTACATAACTTCTCGACTctttttatattatcataCACTGGCTAACAATCAAGCCTTAATGCAACGGGATTCCAATCGAACAAGAATTTGGTTTCCACTGTTCAGCTTCTTCGAGTCGTCGGTTGACGGCATTGTTCCAAACGAGTATGAATCGCCTTCACAGATCATTTGCAATTTGATATGTGCCGGAAAGGATGCATTCAATTTCGTTTATTCCCACATCTCGTTTCATAAAGCCCAACTTTGCAACAATGTTGAGGAAGTTCCGTCGAATGGGAGAGGAGGCgatggtggtaaaaaaaagaaactttaa
- the LOC124411049 gene encoding RNA polymerase II-associated protein 3-like: protein MEVDRSILLQKQVRDNSSDLQSEFFDMKNWEEQMKRKDSELLHASGDQVLPPIRSRKKSAAKQVQPKRTENEANRKRIKSSDYASWDKFDVDKACEELDRQDEHESSDEELSKEELEKNHNQALAHKEKGNAFVKKQEWSQAVQSYDEAIKVFPYDAVFYANRALCHLKMDNLYSAEADCTAAIQLDELYIKAYHRRATARKELKQYKEAMEDLEKVLKLDPTNKDASKMLTLVEKKIESSKPLVVSQSDLIDDTPIEKKIGEKLCGGPVKKSENIEGKPSVVPKPKIPCWSLGEGEDVAIIQPVTKPPHQRSKKPLRRIEVKETEFKKSNIEGTVEKIESFTSEVIPEQEVERDKVKPTNPEPVGLPPVPRTTVQFFMNWKKNKDPEFRFMYLEQMPVDTIHKLFKDSMEPDTFSEILTILSTEFINRKKPLFRYLEDLAQVKRFGALTMFMSTADKNALKTIFKYCEVSENKSQDEVASLQKKYEI from the exons ATGGAGGTGGACAGATCGATACTCCTGCAAAAGCAGGTCCGTGACAATTCTTCCGATCTGCAAAGCGAATTTTTTGACATGAAAAACTGGGAAGAACAAATGAAGCGCAAAGACTCCGAGCTTTTGCATGCGTCGGGAGATCAG GTACTTCCACCAATTAGAAGCCGTAAAAAGAGTGCTGCCAAACAAGTTCAGCCAAAAAGAACAGAGAATGAAGCAAACCGAAAACGAATCAAGTCGTCAGATTACGCTTCGTGGGATAAATTTGATGTG GACAAAGCCTGTGAAGAATTGGATAGGCAGGATGAACACGAATCATCAGACGAGGAATTGTCCAAAGaagaacttgaaaaaaatcacaatcaAGCATTAGCTCATAAAGAGAAAGGAAATGCTTTTGTCAAAAAACAAGAGTGGAGCCAAGCGGTTCAGTCTTACGACGAGGCAATTAAAGTATTTCCCTATGATGCTGTGTTCTACGCTAATCGAGCACTCTGCCATCTCAAGATGGACAA TTTATATTCGGCAGAAGCTGATTGCACAGCAGCTATTCAGCTTGATGAACTTTATATAAAAGCCTATCACCGACGAGCCACAGCGAGAAAAGAACTCAAGCAATATAAAGAGGCAATGGAGGATTTAGAAAAAGTGTTGAAACTGGATCCCACAAACAAGGATGCTAGCAAAATGTTGACactagtggaaaaaaaaattgaaagctcAAAG cCCTTAGTTGTATCACAATCTGACCTTATTGATGATACAccaattgaaaagaaaattggggAAAAACTATGTGGTGGTCCTGTTAAAAAGTCTGAGAATATAGAAGGCAAGCCTTCAGTGGTTCCAAAACCAAAAATTCCTTGTTGGTCATTGGGAGAGGGAGAAGATGTCGCTATTATACAACCGGTCACAAAACCTCCTCATCAGAGATCTAAA aaaccaCTGCGAAGAATAGAAGTTAAAGAAACCGAATTCAAGAAAAGCAATATAGAAGgtaccgttgaaaaaatagaatcatTCACGAGTGAAGTGATTCCTGAGCAAGAGGTTGAGCGCGATAAAGTCAAACCAACAAACCCAGAGCCTGTTGGATTACCACCTGTGCCAAGAACtactgtacaattttttatgaattggaaaaaaaataaggaccCGGAATTTCGCTTTATGTACTTGGAG CAAATGCCTGTCGATACGATACACAAGTTATTTAAAGACTCTATGGAACCGGATACATTCAGTGAGATATTAACAATTCTGTCAACCGAATttataaacagaaaaaagcCACTATTTCGATATCTAGAAGACCTTGCACAGGTAAAGCGATTCGGGGCTCTAACTATGTTCATGTCTACTGCTGACAAAAATG CGTTGAAAACGATATTCAAATACTGTGAAGTGTCTGAAAATAAATCGCAAGATGAAGTTGCATCTCTACAAAAGAAGTATGAAATTTAA
- the LOC124410989 gene encoding bestrophin-4-like isoform X1, translating to MTVSYQYEVASSTSGGFTRLLLMWRGSLYKLIYRELLLFLVLFAILSTLYRNVFTATQKRDFEQIVVYCDTFISLIPLSFVLGFYVSYVAGRWWEQYMAIPWPDKVMHSVALYVTGNDEYGRVLRRSLMRYLNLSLILVLRSISSAVKRRFPTLDHVVDSGFMTALELELFQSVPSVEFNTYWIPCTWFINLLKEARHSQRLTDSQGLKIIMEEFNEFRSKCGLLWSYDWVSIPLVYTQVVTLATYSFFAIALVGRQYIEGAKKPFQMQVDIYLPLFTILQFFFFMGLLKVAEQLINPFGDDDEDFELNWLIDRHTKVSYLGVDTLMMRCPPLVKDIYFDTEDLTLPYTEASVPYKKKTYRGSVANMTVPEEKQTMFLPDISEELEETGATLPTPRASSASLATHATDSPLNNRRQISESPPATPRLPRNLSETIIQFGEASIESEREHRTIADAVRKLASKSLYNVTPQAAKKSFFGSGKVTANLQPWPSATNIARYNAQNSGDMQLSAMPVPAAETIDVNYTPQRKSSLKVKQCPHYNGGEQSAPVEQVRNAVQCGVQGIVNTAFSQERLSPCSYKKREENSTNCSWDSAHDENSLETCKKHSCVRRKNFCQHNTGSRPPLRANNSPKYLVRRHKSMGSGKKKGVRWKSVVDDTGEPTNRRKTIGSVPTAQIIIAQTAASTPNLCALNENDNKCQRRNRDSDTSSADCSLERPASDDNQAHEIQSRTSSDKIFQVFEN from the exons ATGACGGTCTCGTATCAATATGAGGTTGCTAGCTCAACTAGCGGGGGTTTTACTAGGCTGCTGCTCATGTGGCGTGGATCACTGTACAAACTGATCTACAGGGAACTTCTACTCTTCCTGGTACTCTTCGCCATTCTCTCAACCCTTTATCGCAACGTATTTACCGCCACCCAAAAAAG AGATTTTGAACAGATTGTGGTATACTGTGACACTTTCATCAGCTTGATTCCTCTGAGTTTTGTGCTCGGATTTTACGTATCATACGTCGCTGGTCGATGGTGGGAACAATACATGGCCATACCTTGGCCTGATAA AGTGATGCATTCCGTGGCGCTTTATGTGACTGGTAATGACGAGTATGGACGCGTACTGAGGAGGTCCTTAATGCGCTACCTAAATCTCTCCTTGATTCTGGTCCTTCGGTCAATCAGCTCAGCTGTTAAAAGGCGTTTTCCAACCCTCGACCACGTCGTCGATTCAg GCTTTATGACTGCTTTGGAATTAGAGCTGTTCCAATCCGTACCCAGTGTGGAGTTCAACACCTACTGGATACCATGCACGTGGTTTATCAATTTACTAAAGGAAGCACGTCATAGTCAACGGTTGACAGATTCGCAGGGCCTCAAGATAATAATGGAG GAATTTAACGAATTTCGATCCAAATGCGGTCTTCTATGGAGCTACGACTGGGTATCAATCCCATTGGTGTACACCCAGGTCGTTACTTTGGCAACGTACAGCTTCTTCGCAATTGCTCTCGTTGGTCGTCAGTATATAGAAGGAGCTAAAAAGCCCTTCCAAATGCAAGTCGACATTTACCTGCCACTTTTCACGATTTTGcagttcttcttcttcatggGGCTGCTCAAG gtTGCCGAGCAACTGATCAATCCATTCGGAGATGATGATGAGGACTTTGAGTTGAACTGGCTGATCGACAGGCATACGAAG GTTTCCTATTTGGGCGTTGATACTTTGATGATGAGGTGTCCACCATTAGTCAAAGATATTTACTTCGACACCGAGGACTTGACGCTTCCGTACACTGAAGCATCGGTTCCCTATAAGAAGAAAACGTATCGTGGAAGCGTTGCCAACATGAC GGTAccggaagaaaaacaaaccatGTTTTTACCCGACATTTCCGAAGAACTTGAAGAGACCGGAGCGACGTTACCGACACCGCGTGCATCATCAGCGAGCTTAGCTACTCACGCAACTGATAGTCCTCTAAATAACAGGCG cCAGATCAGCGAGTCCCCTCCAGCTACTCCGCGATTACCTCGAAACCTTTCTGAAACCATTATCCAGTTTGGTGAGGCTTCGATCGAGTCGGAAAGAGAACACCGAACAATAGCAGACGCTGTGAGAAAGCTCGCGTCAAAGTCTCTTTACAACGTTACGCCTCAAGCGGCGAAAAAGTCGTTTTTTGGCAGTGGAAAGGTCACGGCCAATCTCCAGCCGTGGCCAAGCGCCACGAACATTGCGCGGTACAACGCACAAAATTCCGGAGACATGCAGCTTTCCGCAATGCCCGTACCTGCGGCCGAAACCATAGACGTTAATTATACTCCACAGAGAAAAAGTTCCCTCAAGGTGAAGCAATGCCCCCATTATAACGGGGGCGAGCAATCTGCGCCCGTTGAGCAAGTTCGAAACGCGGTGCAATGCGGTGTGCAGGGCATCGTTAACACGGCGTTTTCCCAGGAGCGATTGTCGCCTTGTAGCTACAAGAAGAGGGAGGAAAACAGTACCAACTGCAGTTGGGATAGTGCTCATGATGAGAACAGTTTGGAAACGTGTAAAAAACATTCGTGCGTGCGTCGCAAAAACTTTTGTCAACACAACACGGGCTCGCGGCCTCCTTTGCGCGCAAATAACTCACCCAAGTATCTTGTTCGACGGCACAAGTCGATGGGGAGCGGTAAGAAAAAGGGTGTTCGGTGGAAATCTGTCGTTGATGATACAGGCGAGCCGACCAATCGGAGGAAAACCATCGGCAGCGTTCCAACTGCTCAAATAATCATCGCCCAGACGGCTGCAAGCACGCCGAATCTCTGTgctttaaatgaaaatgataacaAGTGCCAGCGAAGAAACAGGGATTCGGACACCTCAAGTGCCGATTGCTCCTTGGAGCGTCCTGCAAGCGATGATAATCAAGCCCACGAAATACAGTCCAGAACGTCGtcggacaaaatttttcaagtattcgaGAACTAG
- the LOC124410989 gene encoding bestrophin-4-like isoform X2 — MAIPWPDKVMHSVALYVTGNDEYGRVLRRSLMRYLNLSLILVLRSISSAVKRRFPTLDHVVDSGFMTALELELFQSVPSVEFNTYWIPCTWFINLLKEARHSQRLTDSQGLKIIMEEFNEFRSKCGLLWSYDWVSIPLVYTQVVTLATYSFFAIALVGRQYIEGAKKPFQMQVDIYLPLFTILQFFFFMGLLKVAEQLINPFGDDDEDFELNWLIDRHTKVSYLGVDTLMMRCPPLVKDIYFDTEDLTLPYTEASVPYKKKTYRGSVANMTVPEEKQTMFLPDISEELEETGATLPTPRASSASLATHATDSPLNNRRQISESPPATPRLPRNLSETIIQFGEASIESEREHRTIADAVRKLASKSLYNVTPQAAKKSFFGSGKVTANLQPWPSATNIARYNAQNSGDMQLSAMPVPAAETIDVNYTPQRKSSLKVKQCPHYNGGEQSAPVEQVRNAVQCGVQGIVNTAFSQERLSPCSYKKREENSTNCSWDSAHDENSLETCKKHSCVRRKNFCQHNTGSRPPLRANNSPKYLVRRHKSMGSGKKKGVRWKSVVDDTGEPTNRRKTIGSVPTAQIIIAQTAASTPNLCALNENDNKCQRRNRDSDTSSADCSLERPASDDNQAHEIQSRTSSDKIFQVFEN, encoded by the exons ATGGCCATACCTTGGCCTGATAA AGTGATGCATTCCGTGGCGCTTTATGTGACTGGTAATGACGAGTATGGACGCGTACTGAGGAGGTCCTTAATGCGCTACCTAAATCTCTCCTTGATTCTGGTCCTTCGGTCAATCAGCTCAGCTGTTAAAAGGCGTTTTCCAACCCTCGACCACGTCGTCGATTCAg GCTTTATGACTGCTTTGGAATTAGAGCTGTTCCAATCCGTACCCAGTGTGGAGTTCAACACCTACTGGATACCATGCACGTGGTTTATCAATTTACTAAAGGAAGCACGTCATAGTCAACGGTTGACAGATTCGCAGGGCCTCAAGATAATAATGGAG GAATTTAACGAATTTCGATCCAAATGCGGTCTTCTATGGAGCTACGACTGGGTATCAATCCCATTGGTGTACACCCAGGTCGTTACTTTGGCAACGTACAGCTTCTTCGCAATTGCTCTCGTTGGTCGTCAGTATATAGAAGGAGCTAAAAAGCCCTTCCAAATGCAAGTCGACATTTACCTGCCACTTTTCACGATTTTGcagttcttcttcttcatggGGCTGCTCAAG gtTGCCGAGCAACTGATCAATCCATTCGGAGATGATGATGAGGACTTTGAGTTGAACTGGCTGATCGACAGGCATACGAAG GTTTCCTATTTGGGCGTTGATACTTTGATGATGAGGTGTCCACCATTAGTCAAAGATATTTACTTCGACACCGAGGACTTGACGCTTCCGTACACTGAAGCATCGGTTCCCTATAAGAAGAAAACGTATCGTGGAAGCGTTGCCAACATGAC GGTAccggaagaaaaacaaaccatGTTTTTACCCGACATTTCCGAAGAACTTGAAGAGACCGGAGCGACGTTACCGACACCGCGTGCATCATCAGCGAGCTTAGCTACTCACGCAACTGATAGTCCTCTAAATAACAGGCG cCAGATCAGCGAGTCCCCTCCAGCTACTCCGCGATTACCTCGAAACCTTTCTGAAACCATTATCCAGTTTGGTGAGGCTTCGATCGAGTCGGAAAGAGAACACCGAACAATAGCAGACGCTGTGAGAAAGCTCGCGTCAAAGTCTCTTTACAACGTTACGCCTCAAGCGGCGAAAAAGTCGTTTTTTGGCAGTGGAAAGGTCACGGCCAATCTCCAGCCGTGGCCAAGCGCCACGAACATTGCGCGGTACAACGCACAAAATTCCGGAGACATGCAGCTTTCCGCAATGCCCGTACCTGCGGCCGAAACCATAGACGTTAATTATACTCCACAGAGAAAAAGTTCCCTCAAGGTGAAGCAATGCCCCCATTATAACGGGGGCGAGCAATCTGCGCCCGTTGAGCAAGTTCGAAACGCGGTGCAATGCGGTGTGCAGGGCATCGTTAACACGGCGTTTTCCCAGGAGCGATTGTCGCCTTGTAGCTACAAGAAGAGGGAGGAAAACAGTACCAACTGCAGTTGGGATAGTGCTCATGATGAGAACAGTTTGGAAACGTGTAAAAAACATTCGTGCGTGCGTCGCAAAAACTTTTGTCAACACAACACGGGCTCGCGGCCTCCTTTGCGCGCAAATAACTCACCCAAGTATCTTGTTCGACGGCACAAGTCGATGGGGAGCGGTAAGAAAAAGGGTGTTCGGTGGAAATCTGTCGTTGATGATACAGGCGAGCCGACCAATCGGAGGAAAACCATCGGCAGCGTTCCAACTGCTCAAATAATCATCGCCCAGACGGCTGCAAGCACGCCGAATCTCTGTgctttaaatgaaaatgataacaAGTGCCAGCGAAGAAACAGGGATTCGGACACCTCAAGTGCCGATTGCTCCTTGGAGCGTCCTGCAAGCGATGATAATCAAGCCCACGAAATACAGTCCAGAACGTCGtcggacaaaatttttcaagtattcgaGAACTAG